In one Mycobacteroides chelonae genomic region, the following are encoded:
- the bcp gene encoding thioredoxin-dependent thiol peroxidase — protein sequence MAETKRLEVGDKAPAFTLLDADGKKVSLSSYKGRKVIIYFYPAAMTPGCTKQACDFRDSLAQLNEAGLDVIGISPDKPEKLAKFRERDGVNFPLLSDPDKTTLTAYGAFGEKKLYGKIVEGVIRSTFVVDEKGKIEVAQYNVKATGHVAKLRRDLSV from the coding sequence ATGGCGGAAACCAAGCGGCTCGAAGTTGGCGACAAGGCCCCGGCGTTCACCTTGCTCGACGCCGATGGCAAGAAGGTGTCGCTGTCCTCCTACAAGGGCCGCAAGGTCATCATCTACTTCTACCCGGCCGCCATGACGCCCGGCTGCACCAAACAGGCCTGCGACTTCCGTGACAGCCTCGCCCAGCTCAACGAGGCGGGCCTCGACGTCATCGGCATCTCCCCGGACAAGCCCGAGAAACTCGCCAAGTTCCGCGAACGCGATGGCGTGAACTTCCCGCTGCTGTCCGACCCCGACAAGACGACGCTGACCGCATACGGCGCCTTCGGTGAGAAGAAGCTCTACGGAAAGATCGTCGAGGGTGTCATCCGGTCCACCTTCGTCGTGGACGAAAAGGGCAAGATCGAAGTGGCGCAGTACAACGTGAAAGCCACCGGACACGTCGCGAAGCTGCGCCGCGACCTCTCCGTGTAG
- a CDS encoding DUF3618 domain-containing protein, translating to MARDPEAIKADIDKARDQLAATVDTLSDRANPQRLAEDAKASVLATLNKPAIKFTILGVGAVVAALVARKVVRKFRRD from the coding sequence GTGGCCAGGGATCCCGAGGCAATCAAGGCCGATATCGACAAGGCCCGCGATCAGCTCGCGGCGACTGTCGACACCCTGAGTGACCGCGCAAATCCGCAGCGTCTGGCTGAGGACGCCAAGGCCTCGGTGCTGGCGACTCTCAACAAGCCGGCCATCAAATTCACCATTCTCGGTGTCGGCGCTGTGGTTGCCGCACTGGTGGCGCGCAAGGTTGTGCGCAAGTTCCGTCGCGACTGA
- a CDS encoding class I SAM-dependent methyltransferase, which translates to MSIDTSGITPEEETAFLTLKARAVNDGWQRPILPDPGATAAVAAINYDFDALGVITPVVCQSSLRAKLLDDRVRRFIVKHPNAVVVDLGAGLDDGYRRIQPPPTVDWYSVDLPGMARLRDEVMPPGAGEHTIGVSVTDPTWIDAIPSDRPAMVVADGFFAFLTKEQIIATMRAVTDHFPSGQLAFNDYGRMVVGVWISKLFPQKMFKKVNQLRGFEGYDDPRTPERWNPKLRFVEEFSLVDAPEVELFPKWLQISSRLARYSPSMRRSARILRFEF; encoded by the coding sequence ATGAGCATCGACACCAGCGGAATCACCCCGGAGGAAGAGACCGCCTTTCTCACCCTGAAGGCACGGGCCGTCAATGACGGCTGGCAGCGACCGATCCTTCCGGATCCGGGAGCGACAGCCGCTGTCGCCGCGATCAACTACGACTTCGACGCACTGGGGGTAATAACCCCTGTGGTATGCCAATCCTCTTTACGCGCAAAACTTCTCGATGATCGCGTGCGGAGGTTCATCGTCAAGCACCCCAACGCGGTAGTGGTCGATCTCGGAGCGGGTCTCGACGACGGGTATCGACGCATCCAACCGCCACCTACCGTCGATTGGTACAGCGTCGATCTGCCTGGGATGGCCAGGCTGCGCGATGAAGTCATGCCCCCGGGGGCAGGTGAGCACACCATCGGGGTGTCGGTCACCGACCCGACGTGGATCGACGCAATACCGTCGGACCGTCCGGCGATGGTGGTCGCCGACGGGTTCTTCGCGTTCCTGACCAAGGAGCAGATCATCGCCACGATGCGCGCCGTCACCGATCACTTTCCCAGCGGACAGCTCGCATTCAACGACTACGGCCGCATGGTGGTGGGCGTGTGGATCTCAAAGCTGTTTCCACAGAAGATGTTCAAGAAGGTCAATCAGCTGCGCGGGTTCGAGGGTTATGACGATCCGCGTACCCCGGAGCGCTGGAACCCGAAGCTGCGGTTCGTTGAAGAGTTCAGCCTGGTGGACGCCCCCGAGGTGGAACTCTTTCCGAAGTGGCTGCAGATATCGTCTCGGCTGGCGCGATACAGCCCGTCGATGAGACGTTCCGCGCGCATCCTGCGTTTCGAGTTCTAG
- a CDS encoding TetR/AcrR family transcriptional regulator: METVDPDDLTARARIRDAALHEFGERGYDGATIRGIAARAGVSSGLLRHHFGSKQELREACDEYLVKTMRNINEQVRTNVERGDVHYVSARIPIGQYQDYITRALVDGSAGQVFDEMVAMTEGWLASADQNRVFPADIDVKSRATVITAMALAVPLLQQHVSRGLGVDVGSPEGELKMAATLVDIYANPLLTPEQANSAREDLAHRMG, encoded by the coding sequence ATGGAGACCGTGGACCCTGACGACCTCACCGCCCGCGCCCGCATCCGCGACGCCGCGCTGCATGAGTTCGGTGAGAGGGGGTACGACGGTGCGACCATTCGAGGCATCGCCGCGCGAGCGGGGGTTTCCTCCGGGTTGTTGCGGCACCACTTCGGGTCCAAGCAGGAACTGCGCGAGGCATGCGATGAATACCTCGTCAAGACGATGCGGAACATCAATGAGCAGGTCCGGACAAACGTGGAACGCGGTGATGTGCACTATGTTTCGGCGCGCATTCCGATCGGCCAATACCAGGACTACATCACCAGGGCTTTGGTCGACGGCTCCGCGGGCCAGGTGTTCGACGAGATGGTCGCTATGACCGAGGGCTGGCTGGCCAGTGCCGACCAGAATCGTGTGTTTCCGGCCGATATCGACGTCAAGTCCCGTGCCACCGTCATCACCGCGATGGCCCTGGCGGTGCCACTGCTTCAGCAACATGTTTCGCGTGGGCTTGGTGTTGATGTCGGTTCGCCCGAGGGTGAGCTGAAAATGGCGGCCACGCTCGTCGATATCTACGCCAACCCTCTGCTGACCCCTGAACAGGCAAATTCGGCTCGTGAGGATCTCGCGCACAGAATGGGATAG